A single genomic interval of Chryseobacterium paludis harbors:
- a CDS encoding IPExxxVDY family protein, with the protein MEIQKLYDIDDIEFEDIAIGLVRLAKNVFDHEFFFKINQSNDLKFSRIDDLVFHGSYYDYYFSRFEAYHKFTKTCFTFISNKSSESKQKKIQTELFAEEENIKFLLNNQVDVEYILHSSEQFPDFSVILLPENLVFPIQDYTLSSDEELYQIIQYYE; encoded by the coding sequence TTGGAAATTCAAAAACTTTATGATATAGACGATATAGAATTTGAAGATATTGCCATAGGATTGGTAAGATTAGCAAAAAATGTATTCGATCATGAGTTTTTTTTCAAAATAAATCAAAGTAATGATCTCAAATTTTCAAGGATAGACGATCTTGTCTTTCACGGATCTTATTATGATTATTATTTTTCAAGATTTGAGGCTTATCACAAGTTTACAAAGACCTGCTTTACTTTTATTTCCAATAAATCTTCAGAAAGTAAGCAAAAGAAAATACAGACAGAGCTCTTCGCAGAAGAAGAGAATATTAAATTTTTATTAAATAATCAGGTAGATGTAGAATATATTCTTCATAGTTCGGAACAGTTTCCTGATTTTTCCGTAATTTTGCTCCCTGAAAATCTTGTGTTTCCAATTCAAGATTATACATTAAGTTCTGATGAGGAACTTTATCAAATTATCCAGTATTATGAATAA
- the rnc gene encoding ribonuclease III, protein MELQKYFSKFLLKKRKRKLTERDYFLSTELSKVLGSEIQNVALYREAFSLKSSSKNQDSNYERLEFLGDSVLGTIISCHLFQTYPQANEGYLTQMKSKIVNRKNLNKLGEDLKLTDLLVKQNSVALGENISGNLFEALIGAVYLDFQYDTCKKIILERLLTPSEINKLENKIVSYKGLLLEWSQKKKVHIKYETCEEIQVNKAIVFRCHVWLGDEKIANATETSKKKAEEKAAQRAFYILNKKENILGNSKTL, encoded by the coding sequence ATGGAGTTACAGAAATACTTTTCTAAATTCCTTCTCAAAAAAAGAAAAAGAAAATTAACGGAGAGAGATTACTTTCTTAGTACCGAGCTCAGTAAAGTGCTTGGTTCTGAGATACAAAATGTTGCTCTTTACCGGGAAGCTTTTTCTTTAAAAAGTTCTTCTAAAAATCAAGACAGTAATTACGAAAGGCTTGAATTTTTAGGAGATTCTGTTTTGGGTACAATTATTTCTTGTCATTTGTTTCAGACTTATCCTCAGGCTAATGAAGGATATTTAACGCAAATGAAATCTAAGATTGTTAATAGGAAAAATCTTAATAAATTAGGAGAAGATTTAAAGCTGACGGATCTTTTAGTAAAACAAAATTCTGTAGCTTTAGGTGAAAATATCTCCGGAAATTTATTCGAGGCATTAATCGGTGCTGTTTATTTAGACTTCCAATATGACACTTGTAAAAAGATTATTTTGGAACGACTACTAACGCCATCCGAGATCAATAAGCTCGAAAATAAAATTGTGAGCTATAAAGGCCTTCTCCTGGAATGGAGTCAAAAGAAAAAAGTACATATAAAATATGAGACCTGTGAGGAAATTCAGGTCAATAAAGCAATTGTGTTTCGTTGCCATGTTTGGCTAGGCGATGAGAAGATTGCCAATGCTACGGAAACTTCCAAAAAGAAGGCAGAAGAAAAAGCTGCACAAAGGGCATTTTATATTTTAAACAAAAAAGAAAACATACTTGGAAATTCAAAAACTTTATGA